A single region of the Drosophila miranda strain MSH22 chromosome 2, D.miranda_PacBio2.1, whole genome shotgun sequence genome encodes:
- the LOC108156744 gene encoding methionyl-tRNA formyltransferase, mitochondrial isoform X1, translating into MLFGRILVNNFYKYKRKAFQSVCLKITRSISTREPSRILFFGTDNFSLPSLQALHKNCSHNLGVVTSFKSPANCVRTYAEREKLPLQRWPITEDQCTDYDLGVVVSFGHMIPAQIINAFPRGMINVHASLLPLWRGAAPIIYAIMKGDARTGVSIMKIEPHHFDIGAVLAQREVPIRRDIYMPELHASLSLLGADLLVDTVNNLSDRLKNAKPQDNATASYAPKITSKITEILWTELSADELYARHRALYGYKNLTTSFLDKQIQLLELRLPEKHLTVQEPGHFSYQRSRKSLLIGCAQGTQLEVLQVRVEGRKPMSAQDFSNGFLRQARSLQFTHNKQVAC; encoded by the exons ATGCTTTTCGGGCGGATATTAGTTAATAACTTTTATAAATACAAGAGAAAAGCGTTTCAAAGTGTGTGTCTCAAAATTACACGTTCTATTTCAACCCGCGAACCTTCCAGAATACTGTTTTTCGGTACCGACAACTTTTCACTGCCCAGTCTTCAGGCCCTTCACAAAAATTGCAG TCACAACTTGGGCGTGGTTACATCCTTCAAGAGTCCCGCCAACTGTGTGAGAACCTATGCAGAGCGGGAGAAACTCCCCTTGCAACGGTGGCCTATTACAGAGGACCAATGCACGGACTACGACCTGGGCGTTGTGGTATCTTTTGGTCACATGATTCCAGCTCAGATTATTAATGCCTTTCCCCGGGGAATGATCAACGTGCATGCCAGTCTGCTGCCTCTCTGGAGAGGAGCTGCACCCATCATCTATGCAATTATGAAGGGCGATGCGAGAACAGGAGTATCAATTATGAAAATTGAGCCacatcattttgatattggtGCT GTGCTGGCTCAGCGTGAAGTGCCTATTCGAAGGGACATCTACATGCCAGAGCTGCATGCCTCCTTGTCTCTTTTGGGAGCCGATTTGCTGGTCGATACTGTAAACAATTTATCCGACAGGCTTAAAAATGCCAAGCCACAGGATAATGCGACTGCCAGCTATG CTCCAAAGATCACATCCAAAATTACAGAGATCCTGTGGACAGAACTAAGCGCCGACGAGCTGTATGCCAGGCATCGAGCTCTGTATGGCTACAAAAATCTTACAACAAGCTTTCTGGATAAGCAAATACAACTCCTGGAGCTCCGGTTGCCTGAGAAGCACCTGACGGTGCAGGAACCAGGCCATTTCAGCTACCAACGCTCGAGGAAGTCCCTCCTGATAGGTTGTGCCCAGGGCACACAGCTGGAAGTGCTGCAGGTGCGCGTGGAAGGACGCAAACCAATGAGTGCCCAGGATTTCAGCAATGGATTTCTGCGGCAAGCGAGATCGTTGCAATTTACACACAATAAACAAGTTGCCTGTTGA
- the LOC108157275 gene encoding protein spindle-F has product MEATAAKTTVPPVSSSSSTTSSEKMNYALQVALQTIKERCIQLQRRVTSMEEENQRLREANAKGSSGVQPGSGGGGDDSLSLRTQVAELQRQKEQLEEHIGMVSNENRRLWSRLSQISKDQQQQQLLLAQAPAKAEDASPDSRANQNLIRSKTFTQHSPNPHLRQKMISDGLRDISLEEIVLDDFGAGDTEMGYPYGLPVEETTSSEPDANLDAKRCMDGLQDLRREALKQQQELSSALTLLESRIALQPCRECAQKAAKKPEMADKSLETDESLNNELKLYHSEHNDTLNGYNGHASAPPSRINIIQEKLKADAADAMEKTCPMCGKLYSSQVSFNAFRDHVEMHFIDDALEMEIDGSVERQFEFVSHTVGDF; this is encoded by the exons ATGGAGGCAACAGCTGCTAAAACTACCGTCCCCCCcgtcagctccagctccagcacaACATCCAGCGAAAAAATGAACTACGCACTGCAAGTGGCCCTGCAGACGATCAAAGAGCGATGCATACAGCTGCAGCGGAGGGTGACCAGCATGGAGGAGGAGAACCAGCGGCTGCGCGAGGCCAACGCCAAGGGCTCCAGTGGTGTCCAGCCGGgcagtggcggcggcggcgacgaCTCGCTATCCCTGCGCACACAAGTGGCCGAGCTGCAGCGCCAGAAGGAGCAGCTTGAGGAGCACATCGGCATGGTCTCGAACGAGAATCGCAGACTGTGGTCGCGTCTGTCACAAATCTCCAAggaccagcagcaacagcagctgctgctggcacAGGCCCCGGCAAAGGCCGAGGATGCGTCACCCGACTCGCGTGCCAATCAGAATCTTATTCGCTCCAAGACTTTCACACAGCACTCGCCAAATCCGCACTTGCGCCAGAAGATGATCTCAGATGGCCTGAGGGACATCAGTCTCGAGGAGATAGTCCTGGACGACTTCGGGGCCGGCGACACAGAGATGGGCTATCCCTACGGCCTGCCCGTGGAGGAAACGACGTCCAGTGAACCAGATGCCAATTTGGATGCCAAACGTTGCATGGATGGGCTGCAGGACCTGCGACGGGAGGCCttgaagcagcagcaggagctgaGCTCCGCCCTCACGCTGCTGGAGAGCCGCATTG CACTGCAGCCCTGCCGGGAGTGCGCCCAAAAGGCAGCCAAGAAGCCAGAAATGGCAGATAAGAGCCTCGAAACCGATGAGAGTCTCAACAACGAGCTCAAACTCTACCACAGCGAGCACAATGACACGCTCAATGGCTACAATGGGCATGCCTCCGCCCCACCGTCTAGGATCAATATTATCCAGGAAAAACTGAAGGCCGACGCTGCCGATGCCATGGAGAAGACCTGCCCCATGTGCGGCAAGCTATACTCCAGCCAGGTGTCGTTCAACGCGTTCCGCGATCATGTGGAGATGCACTTCATTGACGATGCCTTAGAGATGGAGATCGACGGCAGTGTGGAGCGCCAATTCGAGTTCGTTTCGCATACGGTGGGCGACTTCTGA
- the LOC108156745 gene encoding 39S ribosomal protein L32, mitochondrial: MSKNLILSLTNFVRSLERLFLPYGGHPPALALAGFQHEHSSTSSNKRAHEFSLKELIGDGMLWAVPKHRRSVEKRLNRKFGYPEYVWKPLKVKRNIRSCQTCGHDHELGVLCPFCYNKVLKETEQMQAKIQEKLGLDPVDKEVIVLYEGEKAEQTAEQLQGKRIVEMKKPRPMWFTKNLLQKSTQQQSEAKEVKPSDLA; the protein is encoded by the exons atGTCGAAAAACTTGATTTTATCACTTACAAACTTTGTTAGAAGTTTGGAGCGTCTTTTCCTGCCATATGGCGGACATCCACCAG CGCTGGCCCTGGCCGGCTTCCAGCACGAACatagcagcaccagcagcaacaaaagagCACACGAATTCAGTCTGAAGGAGCTGATTGGCGATGGAATGCTCTGGGCCGTGCCCAAGCACAGGCGTTCCGTGGAGAAGCGTCTGAACCGCAAATTCGGCTATCCTGAGTACGTGTGGAAGCCGCTCAAAGTGAAGCGAAACATCCGCTCGTGCCAGACATGCGGGCATGACCATGAATTGGGTGTGCTGTGTC CCTTCTGCTACAACAAGGTGCTGAAGGAAACGGAGCAGATGCAGGCGAAAATCCAAGAGAAGCTCGGTCTGGATCCCGTCGACAAGGAGGTTATTGTGCTGTACGAGGGAGAGAAGGCCGAACAGACTGCCGAGCAACTGCAGGGCAAACGAATTGTGGAAATGAAAAAGCCACGTCCCATGTGGTTCACAAAAAATCTACTACAGAAATCCACACAGCAGCAGTCGGAAGCCAAGGAGGTTAAACCCTCCGATCTGGCATAG
- the LOC108156744 gene encoding methionyl-tRNA formyltransferase, mitochondrial isoform X2 — protein MLFGRILVNNFYKYKRKAFQSVCLKITRSISTREPSRILFFGTDNFSLPSLQALHKNCSHNLGVVTSFKSPANCVRTYAEREKLPLQRWPITEDQCTDYDLGVVVSFGHMIPAQIINAFPRGMINVHASLLPLWRGAAPIIYAIMKGDARTGVSIMKIEPHHFDIGAREVPIRRDIYMPELHASLSLLGADLLVDTVNNLSDRLKNAKPQDNATASYAPKITSKITEILWTELSADELYARHRALYGYKNLTTSFLDKQIQLLELRLPEKHLTVQEPGHFSYQRSRKSLLIGCAQGTQLEVLQVRVEGRKPMSAQDFSNGFLRQARSLQFTHNKQVAC, from the exons ATGCTTTTCGGGCGGATATTAGTTAATAACTTTTATAAATACAAGAGAAAAGCGTTTCAAAGTGTGTGTCTCAAAATTACACGTTCTATTTCAACCCGCGAACCTTCCAGAATACTGTTTTTCGGTACCGACAACTTTTCACTGCCCAGTCTTCAGGCCCTTCACAAAAATTGCAG TCACAACTTGGGCGTGGTTACATCCTTCAAGAGTCCCGCCAACTGTGTGAGAACCTATGCAGAGCGGGAGAAACTCCCCTTGCAACGGTGGCCTATTACAGAGGACCAATGCACGGACTACGACCTGGGCGTTGTGGTATCTTTTGGTCACATGATTCCAGCTCAGATTATTAATGCCTTTCCCCGGGGAATGATCAACGTGCATGCCAGTCTGCTGCCTCTCTGGAGAGGAGCTGCACCCATCATCTATGCAATTATGAAGGGCGATGCGAGAACAGGAGTATCAATTATGAAAATTGAGCCacatcattttgatattggtGCT CGTGAAGTGCCTATTCGAAGGGACATCTACATGCCAGAGCTGCATGCCTCCTTGTCTCTTTTGGGAGCCGATTTGCTGGTCGATACTGTAAACAATTTATCCGACAGGCTTAAAAATGCCAAGCCACAGGATAATGCGACTGCCAGCTATG CTCCAAAGATCACATCCAAAATTACAGAGATCCTGTGGACAGAACTAAGCGCCGACGAGCTGTATGCCAGGCATCGAGCTCTGTATGGCTACAAAAATCTTACAACAAGCTTTCTGGATAAGCAAATACAACTCCTGGAGCTCCGGTTGCCTGAGAAGCACCTGACGGTGCAGGAACCAGGCCATTTCAGCTACCAACGCTCGAGGAAGTCCCTCCTGATAGGTTGTGCCCAGGGCACACAGCTGGAAGTGCTGCAGGTGCGCGTGGAAGGACGCAAACCAATGAGTGCCCAGGATTTCAGCAATGGATTTCTGCGGCAAGCGAGATCGTTGCAATTTACACACAATAAACAAGTTGCCTGTTGA